Genomic window (Chondrocystis sp. NIES-4102):
CTCTTTCAACGCTTAAACTATCCTTACCTAATGGTGGATTTCTCTGCCAAGCACGAATTATTTTAAACTGTTGCCAATGCCCTTCAAAAATATGTTCAAAAGCTAATTCTATTCTGGTAATATCAGTAGACTTTGCTTGACTATTTACCGACTGAGTTAAAAAATCACTGTAGCTTAAATTTCCCCTCGTCGAACATTTAGCTCGTTGCCCATATAAAGCTAAACGCAAAGCATCCATTAACGTAGTTTTACCGCCTCCGTTCATTCCCCCTAACAAAATAATTGGACGTATAGTTTCATTGTTGTTTTGGGGGCGTAAATTAATCATCTGCTTACCCAGATACGCACCAAAATTTTCGATAATTAGTTCTGTAAAAATCATATTGAATTTATTTGGCTACGCTGAGTAATTAGGCTTATAGCTAGTTGTAGATAAGTAATTATACAAAAATCTTTCGGTAATTATACTAATTCTCGCAGATAACCAGAGATTCTTTACTCTTTAGCTTTTAGCTTTTAGCTGTTAGTTACTTGTTACTCATTACTTGAGTACTCAACCCTCACTACCCACTACCCACTACCTCCAGACTCCCCTCTCCAGACTCCCCTCTCCCCTCTCCTGATTTTTATCCCTAATAAACACAAAAAAGCTATAGCAACCCTAAAGAGTCTTATAAAATCAAATCTTAGCTAAAAACTATATTGATTCTGATTTCTCCAACTATATTAAGATTGCTATAACAACTTCTATTCCTCAAGTTAAAAATCGCAATTACTTTTCGTTTTTGAGCCAGCTAAAGTGAGCGCGAACATCTTTACCTACTTCCTCAATAGGATGTTCAGCTTCTAAACGACGCATTGCAGTAAAACCAGGTTTACCAGATTGATTTTCGAGGATAAAGTCTCTTGCAAAATCACCTGCTTGAATTTCACGCAAAATCTTACGCATTTCAGCACGAGTATTTTCATTCACTACACGAGGCCCACGAGTATAGTCACCGTATTCTGCTGTAGTGGAAATACTATCACGCATCTTAGCTAAACCACCTTCAACGATTAAATCGACAATTAGTTTAACTTCATGCAAACATTCAAAATAAGCAAGTTCGGGTTGATATCCAGCTTCTACCAAAGTTTCAAACCCTGTTTTAATTAAAGCACTCAAGCCACCACAAAGAACTGCTTGCTCACCAAATAAATCTGTTTCAGTTTCTTCTCTAAAACTAGTTTCTAAAATACCTGCTCTTGTACCACCGATACCTTTAGCATAAGCCATAGCGCGATCGCGTGCTTCTCCTGTAGCATCTTGATATACGGCAAACAGACAAGGTACACCCTGTCCTTGAGTGTAGGTGCGTCTAACTAAATGTCCTGGGCCTTTTGGCGCAACCATCATTACGTCTACAGACTCTGGGGGAATGATTTGACCAAAATGAATATTGAAACCGTGGGCGAAGGCTAATATTTTACCGTCGCTTAAGTGAGGCGCAATTTGTTCTGTATAAACTTGTTTTTGAACTTCATCTGGTAGCAGGATCATAATTAGATCTGCTGCTTTGGCTGCGTCTTCTACAGAATGAACTGTAAGCCCATCTGCTTCTGCTTTGGCTTTTGATCTACTAGAAGGATACAAACCAACAATAACGTTTACACCACTGTCTTTGAGGTTAAGAGCGTGGGCGTGTCCTTGAGACCCATAACCAATAATTGCTACTGTTTTGTCCTTTAACAGGTCTAGGTTAGCATCCTCGTCATAATACATCCGCGCCATAAGAGTTTCTCCAGCATCTTTAAATCTTGTGTGATTATTATAATTTTTATTTTCAAGGGGAAAAGACGATGAAGACAATAGATACTATAGATGTTTTCTATAATCAGATATCCAAGCTACTTTTCTACTAAACGAAACAACAGTAATTGACTAATCTGTTCATCATTAAAGTTATCGTCGCTAACTAAAAGTAAACTTTGGCTACCGTCGGGTAAACGAGGACCCAAAGTCATGGCTTCAAGATTATCTAAATAAATTCCTAATTGAGATAGGTCTAACAATAGTTGCTTGGTTAATGGTCTAACGCTGGTTACATCGCCCTTAAGACTCGCAAAATTACTCGTATCAACAGCATTACCTATAACCACCTGAAATATTTTAGCCCCTGAACCTGTAAACCCAAAAGTTCTTTCTAAACTGAGTAAATAACCTTCGGTGGGTAAAGCAATTAATTCGGTTAAACCGTTGGCAATAACTTCTACAGGTGCAGGATCTAGTAAATACAAATGTTCTGCCACAACAATCGGTTCACCCACAGGATTAATTACATAATGGAGGAAACGAATTCTGGCACTCTCTTCTGCTTTTTCTTCGGGATTACGATCTTGAATTAAAGCAGATTCTGTCGCGGTAAATAGGCGAAAAGGATCTTCAGGTAAACCAGTACGATTTATAGTTAAGGCTTCAAATGCCTGATTTTCTTGAATTCCTTGGGGTTGCTCGGCATCAGGATCATTCAAGTAACGTTGTGGTAGTGGTAGAGTGAATAACTTTTTACCTGTGTCTGGTGAAAATTCGCCAATAAAAGGCTGGATGTTTTTAGTTGGGTTGCCTTCACTGGAGATAAAGATAGTATTGCGAGGGGAAAGGGTTAACCCTTCGGGATCGATGCTTTCGCGCTGATAGTTGTTGCCCTGCTCATCTTTGAGAAAAGTTACCTTTTCTGGTTGAAAACTGGCAATCTTTAGTTGTCCCTCAGCAGTTTTGGCGACTTCTAATTTAAAAGTATAAAAGCGTGCAGGAGAGCGTGTACCTCGATCATCAGATAAAACATAAAACCGATCCTGTTGACGATTGTAAGAAATCGCCGATAAACCACCAATCTTTGTATTATTAAAGGTGTCTTTGGGAATTTCGTACTGTGCGACAAATTCTAAAGATAAAGGACGAAACATTCTTTCTGTCGCCGAGATCCTCTGAGGTGGGGTACAAGCTACCAGAGAAACAAGTAGAGAGAGGATGAGGGTATTTAGTAAAGGTTTTAGAGATAGTTTAATCAAGCGATCGCCCACAGCTAGAGAGGGTAAATTGAATTGATCGGATCAATACAACTTATTATTGCATTAACTACGGGAGAATCTAGCAGTAAATAGTTGAGCAATTGAGTCACGATAAATATAGGCAAGAGCGTTAGCAGCTAAACAAGTTGAACCTAAGCCAAACAAGATAAAGGTTACGGGAGTGATTACACCAATAACAAACCAACTGGAAACATGAGCAAACATGGTCAAGGCTGCTATTAAAGAAATAGTCATTGACCAGTATATTTTCCCGACAGCTTGATTTCTTGCCACTAAAACTAAGGTTGTAATGGTTGCTACTAGGTTAACTGGCACTAAAAAAGCACAAATTGTTACACAATTGTTACGGGAAAATTCCAAAAGCGGTTCTAAATCGAACATAAATTCTCAGATATAAAAATATCTAAATTTGGTTGATTATTAGTCTTCTCTTGGATTGTAAACTCTCCACTAGTTAAATTGTGAGTAATTACCTAAAAATAATAAATGATTTAATTATTTGGCGTTTAAAAGTTCGCGAGCGGTAATACCATCACCTTGATATCCAAAA
Coding sequences:
- a CDS encoding ketol-acid reductoisomerase, with amino-acid sequence MARMYYDEDANLDLLKDKTVAIIGYGSQGHAHALNLKDSGVNVIVGLYPSSRSKAKAEADGLTVHSVEDAAKAADLIMILLPDEVQKQVYTEQIAPHLSDGKILAFAHGFNIHFGQIIPPESVDVMMVAPKGPGHLVRRTYTQGQGVPCLFAVYQDATGEARDRAMAYAKGIGGTRAGILETSFREETETDLFGEQAVLCGGLSALIKTGFETLVEAGYQPELAYFECLHEVKLIVDLIVEGGLAKMRDSISTTAEYGDYTRGPRVVNENTRAEMRKILREIQAGDFARDFILENQSGKPGFTAMRRLEAEHPIEEVGKDVRAHFSWLKNEK